The proteins below come from a single Haliaeetus albicilla chromosome 22, bHalAlb1.1, whole genome shotgun sequence genomic window:
- the NATD1 gene encoding protein NATD1, with translation MAHSAPLGLLEQGCPIQVEHDRKRRQFTVRLNGCHDKAVLLYEYVGKRIVDLQHTEVPDAYRGRGIAKHLAKAALDFVVEEDLKAHLTCWYIQKYVKENPLPQYLEHLQP, from the exons ATGGCTCATTCGGCTCCTCTCGGCCTCCTGGAACAGGGCTGCCCCATTCAGGTGGAGCACGATCGGAAGAGGCGGCAGTTCACCGTGCGGCTGAACG GTTGCCATGACAAGGCGGTGCTGCTCTACGAATACGTGGGGAAGCGGATTGTGGATTTGCAACATACAGAAGTACCAGATGCCTATCGAGGGAGAGGAATAGCCAAGCACCTCGCGAAG GCAGCCCTGGACTTCGTGGTGGAGGAGGACCTGAAAGCTCACTTGACGTGCTGGTACATTCAGAAATATGTCAAGGAGAACCCACTGCCGCAGTACCTGGAACACTTGCAGCCTTAA
- the DHRS7B gene encoding dehydrogenase/reductase SDR family member 7B produces the protein MRTLSPQLPAVAMVMAAARKTVQKGKLMDLTSTVIIPLLFGSLGIFALFRLLQWMRMRAYLQEAVVVITGATSGLGKECAKAFHAAGSKLVLCGRDSEKLKDLVQQLSTMTNHRKNTHKPHTVVFDLSDTKTVLNAAEEILKYLGHVDILINNAGISFRGTIVDTGLEVDKKVMETNYFGPIAFTKALLPSMIKRRQGHIVAISSVQGKISIPFRSAYAASKHATQAFFDCLRAEVEQYDIDVTVISPGYIQTNLSLNAVTADGSRYGVMDKNTAEGQTAAEVAQVVLNAVGQKKKEVLVAGLAPSLAVYLRNLFPRLFFTLMATRAKKERKEKDS, from the exons ATGCGCACGCTCTCCCCCCAACTTCCGGCGGTGGCCATGGTGATGGCGGCGGCCAG GAAGACtgttcagaaaggaaaactCATGGATCTTACAAGCACAGTCATCATCCCGCTGCTTTTTGGCAGCTTGGGGATCTTCGCCCTTTTTCGGCTACTGCAGTGGATGCGGATGCGAGCTTACCTCCAGGAAGCAGTGGTCGTGATCACAGGGGCTACCTCTGGCCTGGGAAAAG AATGTGCAAAAGCCTTCCATGCAGCTGGCTCCAAGCTGGTGCTCTGTGGCAGAGACAGCGAGAAACTCAAAGACCTGGTGCAGCAGCTTTCTACCATGACCAATCACCGAAAGAAC ACACACAAACCTCACACTGTGGTATTTGACCTCTCGGACACTAAAACTGTCCTAAATGCTGCTGAAGAGATCCTGAAGTACTTGGGTCACGTGGACATACTGATCAACAACGCAGGCATCAGTTTCCGAGGCACAATTGTGGACACAGGACTGGAGGTGGACAAGAAAGTGatggaaacaaattattttggtCCTATAGCCTTCACCAAAG CACTTCTCCCCTCCATGATCAAGAGAAGACAAGGCCACATTGTGGCCATCAGCAGTGTTCAAGGCAAAATAAGCATTCCTTTCAGATCTGCAT atgCTGCCTCTAAGCATGCTACCCAGGCCTTCTTTGATTGTCTACGAGCAGAGGTAGAGCAGTATGACATTGATGTGACGGTTATAAGCCCTGGATACATTCAAACAAACCTCTCTCTCAATGCTGTAACAGCAGATGGATCTCGCTATGGAG TTATGGACAAGAACACCGCCGAAGGACAGACAGCCGCAGAGGTCGCTCAGGTGGTTCTCAATGCAGTGGGacagaagaagaaggaagtACTTGTAGCTGGCCTGGCACCCTCCCTGGCTGTCTACCTGCGAAACCTCTTCCCCAGGCTCTTCTTCACCTTAATGGCAACTAGagcaaaaaaggagagaaaagaaaaggactcTTAG
- the TMEM11 gene encoding transmembrane protein 11, mitochondrial, translating into MAAWGRRRVGPGGTNSGGGRERVTLSSTDCYIVHEIYNGENAQDQFEYELEQALEAQYKYIVIEPTRIGDETARWITVGNCLHKTAVLAGTTCLFTPLALPVDYSHYISLPAGVLSVACCTLYGISWQFDPCCKYQVEYDAYKLSRLPLHTLTSSTPVVLVRKDDLHRKRLHNTIALAALVYCVKKIYELYAV; encoded by the exons ATGGCGGCGTGGGGAAGGAGGCGCGTTGGCCCCGGCGGCACCAACAGCGGTGGCGGCCGGGAGAG GGTCACCTTGTCCTCCACGGATTGTTACATCGTGCATGAGATCTACAATGGCGAGAACGCTCAGGACCAGTTTGAGTATGAGCTGGAGCAGGCCCTGGAAGCGCAGTACAAATACATAGTGATAGAGCCCACTCGCATTGGGGATGAGACGGCCCGCTGGATCACTGTCGGGAACTGCCTGCACAAGACCGCTGTGTTAGCGGGCACCACCTGTCTCTTCACCCCTCTGGCACTTCCAGTAGATTATTCTCACTAcatctccctgcctgctggtgTGCTGAGCGTGGCCTGCTGCACCCTTTATGGTATCTCTTGGCAATTTGATCCCTGTTGCAAGTACCAAGTAGAGTACGATGCCTATAAACTTTCCCGCCTGCCCCTGCATACGCTCACCTCCTCTACTCCGGTGGTGCTAGTGAGGAAGGACGACCTGCACAGAAAGAGACTGCATAACACGATAGCACTCGCTGCCCTGGTGTACTGTGTAAAGAAGATCTATGAACTCTATGCTGTATGA